A window of Saccharomyces paradoxus chromosome XIII, complete sequence genomic DNA:
GTGGTTCCAAGGGTATTGTAACAAGAACTACAAAAGATATCGCCACAATCAAACTAAATGGTTTTACAACTCCTTTAGAATTTCCTATTTCTACCCTAAGAAAGATTTTCGAACCTGGTGACCACGTTACTGTCATCAATGGTGAACATCAAGGTGATGCTGGTTTAGTTCTTATGGTAGAGCAAGGCCAAGTGACATTCATGTCAACTCAGACAAGCAGAGAAGTTACCATTACAGCAAATAATCTATCCAAATCTATTGACACTACAGCTACGTCAAGTGAATACGCGTTACATGACATAGTCGAATTGAGTGCTAAGAATGTCGCTTGTATTATTCAGGCTGGTCACGATATCTTCAAGGTTATTGATGAAACTGGTAAAGTATCGACAATTACCAAGGGCTCTATCTTGAGTAAAATAAATACTGCTCGTGCACGTGTTTCTAGTGTCGATGCAAATGgtaatgaaatcaaaattgGTGATACAATAGTAGAAAAAGTAGGTTCACGCAGGGAGGGTCAGGTCCTATACATACAAACACAGCAAATTTTTGTTGTCTCAAAGAAGATTGTTGAAAATGCTGGGGTTTTTGTTGTTAACCCTAGTAATGTCGAAGCCGTGGCGTCCAAGGATAATATGCTAAGTAACAAAATGGATTTAAGCAAAATGAATCCGGAAATCATTTCTAAAATGGGACCTCCATCATCCAAGACATTCCAACAACCTATTCAGTCCAGAGGAGGTCGTGAAGTTGCACTCGGCAAAACAGTTAGAATTCGTTCCGCTGGTTATAAAGGTCAATTAGGTATTGTGAAAGATGTGAACGGTGATAAAGCTACCGTCGAATTACATTCTAAGAACAAACATATTACAATTGATAAACATAAGTTAACATATTATAATCGTGAAGGTGGTGAAGGTATCACATATGATGAATTGGTTAATAGACGCGGTAGAGTTCCACAGGCCAGAATGGGCCCAAGTTACGTTAGTGCCCCAAGAAATATGGCAACTGGCGGTATTGCAGCAGGGGCTGCTGCCTCTTCAGGTCTCAGTGGTGGTATGACGCCAGGATGGAGTTCGTTCGATGGCGGTAAAACACCAGCCGTAAACGCTCAAAGCGGCTCAGGTGGTGGCGGTGTCTCCTCATGGGGTGGTGCTTCCACTTGGGGTGGCCAAGGTAATGGAGGTGCTTCTGCTTGGGGTGGTGCCGGTGGCGGTGCCTCAGCTTGGGGCGGCCAAGGTACTGGTGCTACTTCTACTTGGGGCGGTGCTTCGGCCTGGGGTAACAAATCAAGTTGGGGCGGTGCGTCGACTTGGGCTTCAGGAGGTGAATCTAACGGTGCCATGTCTACTTGGGGTGGTACCGGTGACAGGTCAGCCTACGGTGGGGCTTCCACCTGGGGAGGAAACAGCAATAATAAGAGTGCAAGAGATGGTGGAGCTTCTGCTTGGGGTAACCAAGATGATGGGAATAGGTCTGCCTGGAACAATCAAGGAAATAAGTCGAACTATGGTGGTAATAGTACATGGGGAGGTCATTAATCaccaaaaagagaaaacattATTACCCAAGAAGgaattaataaaaaaaaagactttAATATTACCACATTAATAAGAATAGTAATGAAGATTTGAATGTTTCGATGAAATACTGAATcttaatcttttttttcatttatgCTTGCATTTGTATGTCACAAGTTTTCCTCGATTCTAACTTTTACATATAcgtatgtatgtatgtatgtatgcATATGTGTCTTTGCATATCTAAATGAAATATCAACTTTATTATGAGAAAGTTGATTATTGTAATGTATTTTTAACAACTTCTTTTTCGTGGCGGAATTTCTTTCCGTTTGAATCGTATACAAAATGTACGTATCTATTACTTATTTACAggacaaaagaaaaaaattgcttgACATCTGTGAATGCGATGGTTCTGCCTGTTACAGTTCATGCGTATTCATCCTTTTTCACTTGGCTGTTCGCAAGAAATCTAATGGCTTCCTTTCTGCTaccttccttttctttgcttcTTTGAAGAGCACGTGCCTTTTCACCACAGGATCGTATCTGACTTGAGTAACTAAAGGTGCACCTTTCTTTATCGAGATGTAACGAGAATACCCGCTTGCCGCTGTAGATA
This region includes:
- the MRPL39 gene encoding mitochondrial 54S ribosomal protein bL33m (Mitochondrial ribosomal protein of the large subunit~similar to YML009C), with the protein product MVKVKSKNSVIKLLSTAASGYSRYISIKKGAPLVTQVRYDPVVKRHVLFKEAKKRKVAERKPLDFLRTAK